In a genomic window of Primulina huaijiensis isolate GDHJ02 chromosome 10, ASM1229523v2, whole genome shotgun sequence:
- the LOC140986835 gene encoding probable hexokinase-like 2 protein isoform X1, with protein sequence MKKEVVVAAAVTTAAAVVGAALLARHLKRRSERRLRQAQRILRKFATDCATPVAKLWHIANELTSEMQRALAVDSTDGDSRPPLPMFVSYLAPLPSGEEKGTYYGIYLRGTNFVMLRAKLDGKNEPVSELQRQEVQIPSSVMADTNSSKELLDFISLELAKFVSIHAKEGEAGSREHKLGFTVSFPADQVAAFTSTINFESKDLSFDATVGRELRDQFHKSLETNGLNMQVFALVDDTIGNLAGGRYYSKESVAAVTLGMATDVSYIESPQQASKLLAQQPNSSEMVRKFGTDINQIIFRLSKLHSWQVVNMQWGNYTSSHLPLTEFDVSLDVESTNPGHRIFEKLISGMYLGEIVRRVLLKMARETALFGDCVPPKLAIPYLLKSPDMAAMHQDTSEDYEVVTEKLKEVFEINDSSPMAREIVAEVCDIVVERGARLVGAGIVGIVKKQGRLANKRSVITMEGGLYEHYRIFRNYLHSSVWEMLGSELSDNVIIEHSHGGSGAGSIFLAAAQTQYNAKH encoded by the exons ATGAAGAAGGAAGTGGTGGTGGCTGCGGCCGTGACTACGGCTGCGGCGGTAGTTGGGGCAGCTCTGTTAGCAAGGCATTTGAAGCGTCGCAGCGAGCGGCGGTTGAGGCAAGCACAGCGAATACTGCGAAAGTTCGCGACGGACTGCGCCACACCAGTTGCAAAGCTTTGGCACATCGCCAATGAATTGACGTCTGAAATGCAGAGGGCACTCGCCGTTGATAGCACGGATGGCGACAGCAGACCCCCACTGCCCATGTTCGTCTCCTATCTGGCACCACTTCCCTCAGG GGAAGAAAAAGGAACATATTATGGCATATACCTGCGGGGAACAAATTTTGTAATGTTGCGAGCCAAATTAGACGGCAAGAATGAGCCTGTATCCGAACTGCAACGCCAAGAGGTTCAAATTCCTTCTTCTGTAATGGCGGATACTAATTCTAGCAAG GAACTACTAGATTTCATCTCCCTTGAGCTGGCGAAATTCGTTTCGATACATGCAAAAGAAGGCGAGGCAGGATCAAGAGAACATAAACTGGGATTTACAGTGTCGTTTCCAGCGGATCAAGTTGCGGCGTTCACCTCTACAATCAACTTCGAATCGAAAGATTTGTCATTCGACGCCACC GTTGGCAGGGAATTGAGAGACCAATTCCACAAGTCCTTAGAGACGAACGGTTTAAACATGCAAGTCTTTGCACTC GTTGATGATACAATTGGAAATTTGGCTGGAGGAAGATATTACAGCAAAGAAAGTGTTGCTGCTGTGACTTTAGGCATGGCAACAGATGTTTCTTACATTGAATCGCCCCAGCAAGCCTCAAAACTCCTGGCACAACAACCGAATTCTTCAGAAATGGTACGCAAATTCGGAACcgatattaatcaaataatattcAGACTGAGTAAGCTTCATTCTTGGCAGGTTGTTAACATGCAATGGGGAAACTATACGTCCTCCCATCTTCCATTGACAGAGTTCGACGTCTCCTTGGATGTTGAAAGCACGAATCCGGGACACCGA ATTTTTGAGAAGCTTATTTCTGGAATGTACTTGGGAGAGATTGTCAGGAGAGTACTACTGAAGATGGCTCGGGAAACTGCTTTATTCGGAGATTGTGTGCCACCTAAACTAGCCATTCCTTACTTGTTAAA GTCACCTGATATGGCTGCAATGCACCAAGATACATCTGAGGATTATGAAGTAGTGACTGAGAAGCTGAAGGAAGTCTTTGAG ATAAACGATTCAAGTCCGATGGCTAGAGAAATAGTAGCAGAGGTATGTGACATTGTAGTAGAACGTGGAGCTCGATTGGTCGGAGCAGGAATAGTCGGAATCGTTAAGAAACAGGGCAGACTCGCGAACAAGAGGAGCGTGATAACGATGGAAGGAGGGCTATACGAGCATTATCGTATATTTCGAAACTATCTGCACAGCAGTGTGTGGGAAATGCTGGGAAGCGAGCTTTCGGATAATGTGATCATCGAACACTCGCACGGTGGTTCTGGGGCTGGCTCCATCTTCTTGGCTGCTGCACAAACACAATACAATGCAAAGCACTGA
- the LOC140986059 gene encoding malate dehydrogenase, glyoxysomal-like isoform X3, producing MHQCSEVHQRIARISAHLNPPIDKLHVRGFVGQQRLEEALTGMDLVIIPAGVPRKPEMTRDDLFNINAGIVKTLCFGIANCCPKAIVNLISNPVNSTVPIAAEVFQKSGTYDPRRLLGVTKLDVVRANTFVGEVLGLDPREVDVPVIGGHAGGTILPILSQVKPSISFTQEETEHLTSRIQNGGTEVVEAKAGAGSATLSMVTELPFFASKVRLGRNGVEEIYSLGPLNEYERVGLEKTKKELAASIEKGISFVNT from the exons ATGCATCAGTGTTCGGAAGTTCATCAACGAATTGCTAGAATATCAGCTCACCTTAATCCTCCTATCGATAAACTTCAT GTTCGTGGTTTTGTTGGTCAACAACGGTTGGAGGAAGCACTCACTGGAATGGACCTTGTAATCATTCCTGCTGGTGTTCCCAGGAAACCGGAAATGACAAGGGACGATCTTTTTAACATCAATGCAGGAATAGTTAAGACTCTTTGTTTTGGAATTGCTAACTGCTGTCCGAAGGCCATCGTGAACTTAATTAGTAATCCGGTGAACTCCACCGTTCCAATCGCAGCTGAGGTTTTCCAGAAATCTGGCACCTATGATCCTAGGCGACTACTTGGTGTCACAAAGCTTGATGTAGTCAGAGCTAACACATTTGTG GGTGAAGTTTTGGGGTTAGATCCACGGGAGGTTGATGTCCCGGTTATAGGAGGCCACGCTGGTGGGACAATTCTACCTATTCTCTCCCAG GTTAAACCTTCTATTTCTTTCACCCAAGAGGAAACCGAGCATCTGACATCACGCATTCAGAACGGAGGGACTGAAGTTGTTGAG GCCAAAGCTGGAGCTGGATCTGCAACACTTTCAATG GTGACTGAACTTCCTTTCTTTGCTTCGAAAGTACGACTCGGGCGCAATGGAGTCGAGGAGATATACTCACTCGGTCCACTTAATGAATACGAGAG GGTTGGATTAGAGAAGACAAAGAAAGAGTTGGCCGCAAGCATTGAGAAGGGCATTTCCTTTGTGAACACGTGA
- the LOC140986835 gene encoding probable hexokinase-like 2 protein isoform X2 produces the protein MKKEVVVAAAVTTAAAVVGAALLARHLKRRSERRLRQAQRILRKFATDCATPVAKLWHIANELTSEMQRALAVDSTDGDSRPPLPMFVSYLAPLPSGEEKGTYYGIYLRGTNFVMLRAKLDGKNEPVSELQRQEVQIPSSVMADTNSSKELLDFISLELAKFVSIHAKEGEAGSREHKLGFTVSFPADQVAAFTSTINFESKDLSFDATVGRELRDQFHKSLETNGLNMQVFALVDDTIGNLAGGRYYSKESVAAVTLGMATDVSYIESPQQASKLLAQQPNSSEMVVNMQWGNYTSSHLPLTEFDVSLDVESTNPGHRIFEKLISGMYLGEIVRRVLLKMARETALFGDCVPPKLAIPYLLKSPDMAAMHQDTSEDYEVVTEKLKEVFEINDSSPMAREIVAEVCDIVVERGARLVGAGIVGIVKKQGRLANKRSVITMEGGLYEHYRIFRNYLHSSVWEMLGSELSDNVIIEHSHGGSGAGSIFLAAAQTQYNAKH, from the exons ATGAAGAAGGAAGTGGTGGTGGCTGCGGCCGTGACTACGGCTGCGGCGGTAGTTGGGGCAGCTCTGTTAGCAAGGCATTTGAAGCGTCGCAGCGAGCGGCGGTTGAGGCAAGCACAGCGAATACTGCGAAAGTTCGCGACGGACTGCGCCACACCAGTTGCAAAGCTTTGGCACATCGCCAATGAATTGACGTCTGAAATGCAGAGGGCACTCGCCGTTGATAGCACGGATGGCGACAGCAGACCCCCACTGCCCATGTTCGTCTCCTATCTGGCACCACTTCCCTCAGG GGAAGAAAAAGGAACATATTATGGCATATACCTGCGGGGAACAAATTTTGTAATGTTGCGAGCCAAATTAGACGGCAAGAATGAGCCTGTATCCGAACTGCAACGCCAAGAGGTTCAAATTCCTTCTTCTGTAATGGCGGATACTAATTCTAGCAAG GAACTACTAGATTTCATCTCCCTTGAGCTGGCGAAATTCGTTTCGATACATGCAAAAGAAGGCGAGGCAGGATCAAGAGAACATAAACTGGGATTTACAGTGTCGTTTCCAGCGGATCAAGTTGCGGCGTTCACCTCTACAATCAACTTCGAATCGAAAGATTTGTCATTCGACGCCACC GTTGGCAGGGAATTGAGAGACCAATTCCACAAGTCCTTAGAGACGAACGGTTTAAACATGCAAGTCTTTGCACTC GTTGATGATACAATTGGAAATTTGGCTGGAGGAAGATATTACAGCAAAGAAAGTGTTGCTGCTGTGACTTTAGGCATGGCAACAGATGTTTCTTACATTGAATCGCCCCAGCAAGCCTCAAAACTCCTGGCACAACAACCGAATTCTTCAGAAATG GTTGTTAACATGCAATGGGGAAACTATACGTCCTCCCATCTTCCATTGACAGAGTTCGACGTCTCCTTGGATGTTGAAAGCACGAATCCGGGACACCGA ATTTTTGAGAAGCTTATTTCTGGAATGTACTTGGGAGAGATTGTCAGGAGAGTACTACTGAAGATGGCTCGGGAAACTGCTTTATTCGGAGATTGTGTGCCACCTAAACTAGCCATTCCTTACTTGTTAAA GTCACCTGATATGGCTGCAATGCACCAAGATACATCTGAGGATTATGAAGTAGTGACTGAGAAGCTGAAGGAAGTCTTTGAG ATAAACGATTCAAGTCCGATGGCTAGAGAAATAGTAGCAGAGGTATGTGACATTGTAGTAGAACGTGGAGCTCGATTGGTCGGAGCAGGAATAGTCGGAATCGTTAAGAAACAGGGCAGACTCGCGAACAAGAGGAGCGTGATAACGATGGAAGGAGGGCTATACGAGCATTATCGTATATTTCGAAACTATCTGCACAGCAGTGTGTGGGAAATGCTGGGAAGCGAGCTTTCGGATAATGTGATCATCGAACACTCGCACGGTGGTTCTGGGGCTGGCTCCATCTTCTTGGCTGCTGCACAAACACAATACAATGCAAAGCACTGA
- the LOC140986059 gene encoding malate dehydrogenase, glyoxysomal-like isoform X1, which translates to MHQCSEVHQRIARISAHLNPPIDKLHVRGFVGQQRLEEALTGMDLVIIPAGVPRKPEMTRDDLFNINAGIVKTLCFGIANCCPKAIVNLISNPVNSTVPIAAEVFQKSGTYDPRRLLGVTKLDVVRANTFVGEVLGLDPREVDVPVIGGHAGGTILPILSQVKPSISFTQEETEHLTSRIQNGGTEVVEAKAGAGSATLSMAYAAAKFADACLRGMRGDAGVVECAFVSSQVTELPFFASKVRLGRNGVEEIYSLGPLNEYERVGLEKTKKELAASIEKGISFVNT; encoded by the exons ATGCATCAGTGTTCGGAAGTTCATCAACGAATTGCTAGAATATCAGCTCACCTTAATCCTCCTATCGATAAACTTCAT GTTCGTGGTTTTGTTGGTCAACAACGGTTGGAGGAAGCACTCACTGGAATGGACCTTGTAATCATTCCTGCTGGTGTTCCCAGGAAACCGGAAATGACAAGGGACGATCTTTTTAACATCAATGCAGGAATAGTTAAGACTCTTTGTTTTGGAATTGCTAACTGCTGTCCGAAGGCCATCGTGAACTTAATTAGTAATCCGGTGAACTCCACCGTTCCAATCGCAGCTGAGGTTTTCCAGAAATCTGGCACCTATGATCCTAGGCGACTACTTGGTGTCACAAAGCTTGATGTAGTCAGAGCTAACACATTTGTG GGTGAAGTTTTGGGGTTAGATCCACGGGAGGTTGATGTCCCGGTTATAGGAGGCCACGCTGGTGGGACAATTCTACCTATTCTCTCCCAG GTTAAACCTTCTATTTCTTTCACCCAAGAGGAAACCGAGCATCTGACATCACGCATTCAGAACGGAGGGACTGAAGTTGTTGAG GCCAAAGCTGGAGCTGGATCTGCAACACTTTCAATG GCATATGCTGCAGCAAAATTTGCTGATGCGTGCTTGCGAGGCATGAGGGGAGATGCAGGTGTCGTTGAGTGCGCTTTTGTATCTTCTCAG GTGACTGAACTTCCTTTCTTTGCTTCGAAAGTACGACTCGGGCGCAATGGAGTCGAGGAGATATACTCACTCGGTCCACTTAATGAATACGAGAG GGTTGGATTAGAGAAGACAAAGAAAGAGTTGGCCGCAAGCATTGAGAAGGGCATTTCCTTTGTGAACACGTGA
- the LOC140986059 gene encoding malate dehydrogenase, glyoxysomal-like isoform X4 produces the protein MDLVIIPAGVPRKPEMTRDDLFNINAGIVKTLCFGIANCCPKAIVNLISNPVNSTVPIAAEVFQKSGTYDPRRLLGVTKLDVVRANTFVGEVLGLDPREVDVPVIGGHAGGTILPILSQVKPSISFTQEETEHLTSRIQNGGTEVVEAKAGAGSATLSMAYAAAKFADACLRGMRGDAGVVECAFVSSQVTELPFFASKVRLGRNGVEEIYSLGPLNEYERVGLEKTKKELAASIEKGISFVNT, from the exons ATGGACCTTGTAATCATTCCTGCTGGTGTTCCCAGGAAACCGGAAATGACAAGGGACGATCTTTTTAACATCAATGCAGGAATAGTTAAGACTCTTTGTTTTGGAATTGCTAACTGCTGTCCGAAGGCCATCGTGAACTTAATTAGTAATCCGGTGAACTCCACCGTTCCAATCGCAGCTGAGGTTTTCCAGAAATCTGGCACCTATGATCCTAGGCGACTACTTGGTGTCACAAAGCTTGATGTAGTCAGAGCTAACACATTTGTG GGTGAAGTTTTGGGGTTAGATCCACGGGAGGTTGATGTCCCGGTTATAGGAGGCCACGCTGGTGGGACAATTCTACCTATTCTCTCCCAG GTTAAACCTTCTATTTCTTTCACCCAAGAGGAAACCGAGCATCTGACATCACGCATTCAGAACGGAGGGACTGAAGTTGTTGAG GCCAAAGCTGGAGCTGGATCTGCAACACTTTCAATG GCATATGCTGCAGCAAAATTTGCTGATGCGTGCTTGCGAGGCATGAGGGGAGATGCAGGTGTCGTTGAGTGCGCTTTTGTATCTTCTCAG GTGACTGAACTTCCTTTCTTTGCTTCGAAAGTACGACTCGGGCGCAATGGAGTCGAGGAGATATACTCACTCGGTCCACTTAATGAATACGAGAG GGTTGGATTAGAGAAGACAAAGAAAGAGTTGGCCGCAAGCATTGAGAAGGGCATTTCCTTTGTGAACACGTGA
- the LOC140986103 gene encoding uncharacterized protein, protein MHTTHKMRFLLLFLFHLHLSHSAAARRPRFPEYRALLSIKASITEDPQAALASWNANTSHCTWKGVTCDSSSSRVTSLDISNLSLVGTLSADVGQLRFLYNLSVAANGLFGAVPQQIGDIVSLRYLNLSNNLFNDSFPTQLYGLKNLLVLDLYNNNMTGDFPSQAFLLTELRHLHLGGNFFSGEIPPEFGSFPHLEYLAVSGNELKGTVPPELGKMSQLKELYIGYFNTFSGGIPKEIGNLSNLIRFDAANCGLSGEIPAEIGKLLNLDTLFLQVNGFSGPLTPELGNLKSLKSMDLSNNGFSGEIPLSFSELKNVTLLNLFRNKLTGSIPDFIGELPELQVLQLWENNFTGSIPQNLGTNGNLQEVDVSSNKLTGNLPLNLCNGNQLQTLITLGNFLFGPIPDSLGQCESLNRVRMGDNFLNGSLPKGLLSLPQLTQIELQNNLLSGSFPEANVLSTTLGQISLSNNHLTGPLPPSIGNFVGVQKLLLDGNMFSGSIPSDIGKLQQLSKLDFSRNQFTGPISPEISSCKLLTYVDLSRNQLSGEIPAEITGMRILNYLNLSKNNLVGSIPSSIASMQSLTSVDFSYNNLSGLVPGTGQFSYFNYTSFLGNPNLCGPYLGPCKGGVSDGVERPHEKGTFSPSMKLLLVIGLLVCSIIFAVAAIVKARSLKKASDSRAWKLTAFQRLDFTCDDVLDCLKEDNIIGKGGAGIVYKGVMPDGEQVAVKRLPVMSRGSSHDHGFNAEIQTLGRIRHRHIVRLLGFCSNHETNLLVYEYMPNGSLGEVLHGKKGGHLLWDTRYKIAVEAAKGLCYLHHDCSPLIIHRDVKSNNILLDSNFEAHVADFGLAKFLQDSGASECMSAIAGSYGYIAPEYAYTLKVDEKSDVYSFGVVLLELVTGRKPVGEFGDGVDIVQWVRKMTDGNKEGVLKVLDTRLATVPLHEMMHIFYVAMLCVEEQAVERPTMREVVQILTELPKPPGSKLGDESSSVESVTSDAKSHQPQPTQSPPPDLLSI, encoded by the exons ATGCACACAACACACAAAATGCGTTTCCTCCTACTCTTCCTCTTCCACCTCCATCTCAGCCACTCCGCCGCTGCTAGAAGGCCGAGGTTTCCGGAGTACCGCGCTCTCCTCTCCATAAAAGCTTCGATCACCGAAGATCCACAAGCTGCCTTAGCCTCGTGGAATGCAAACACCAGCCACTGCACGTGGAAGGGCGTGACATGCGACTCCTCCAGCAGTCGAGTGACTTCCCTCGACATATCGAATCTCAGCCTTGTCGGCACACTCTCCGCCGACGTTGGCCAACTCCGGTTTCTTTATAACCTCTCTGTTGCCGCTAACGGCCTATTTGGTGCAGTTCCTCAACAAATCGGTGACATTGTTAGCCTGCGTTATCTTAATCTCTCTAACAATCTCTTCAATGACAGCTTCCCCACTCAGCTATACGGTCTGAAAAATCTACTGGTTCTCGACCTATATAACAATAACATGACAGGGGACTTCCCTTCGCAAGCCTTTTTACTCACCGAACTCCGCCATTTGCATCTTGGAGGAAACTTCTTTAGTGGGGAAATTCCACCGGAGTTTGGCTCTTTTCCACATCTGGAATACCTCGCCGTTTCAGGGAATGAATTAAAGGGGACTGTTCCACCCGAGTTAGGGAAAATGTCTCAGCTGAAAGAGCTGTACATTGGGTATTTCAACACGTTTTCAGGTGGGATACCGAAAGAGATTGGGAATTTATCCAACTTGATAAGGTTTGATGCTGCCAACTGTGGGCTTTCTGGTGAGATTCCGGCGGAGATCGGAAAGTTACTGAATCTGGACACCCTTTTTCTCCAGGTGAATGGGTTTTCTGGGCCTTTGACACCGGAGCTTGGGAACCTGAAGAGCTTGAAATCTATGGATCTTTCAAACAACGGTTTCTCTGGCGAAATACCACTCTCATTTTCGGAGCTTAAAAACGTGACACTCTTAAACCTTTTTAGGAATAAGCTCACCGGCTCTATTCCCGATTTCATCGGCGAGTTGCCGGAGCTTCAGGTGTTGCAGTTGTGGGAGAACAATTTCACGGGAAGTATTCCCCAGAATCTTGGGACGAATGGTAATCTGCAAGAAGTAGATGTTAGTTCAAACAAATTGACCGGAAATTTGCCATTGAACTTGTGTAATGGTAATCAGCTTCAGACCTTGATTACTCTTGGAAACTTCTTGTTTGGCCCGATTCCTGATTCATTAGGTCAGTGCGAGTCATTGAATCGGGTACGCATGGGCGACAACTTTCTCAATGGCTCCCTTCCCAAAGGGCTGTTGAGTTTGCCTCAGCTAACTCAAATCGAGCTTCAGAATAATCTCCTCTCTGGTTCATTTCCAGAGGCTAATGTGCTATCCACTACTCTGGGCCAGATTAGTCTATCCAACAATCACCTAACCGGGCCGTTGCCACCGAGTATAGGTAATTTCGTGGGTGTACAAAAGCTTCTGCTCGATGGTAATATGTTCTCAGGGAGCATACCATCCGACATAGGGAAGTTACAGCAGCTGTCAAAATTGGATTTCAGCCGCAACCAATTTACGGGCCCAATTTCTCCTGAGATAAGCTCGTGCAAGCTGCTAACTTACGTTGATCTTAGCCGGAATCAACTTTCCGGTGAGATTCCGGCTGAGATAACGGGTATGAGGATTTTGAACTACTTGAATTTGTCTAAAAACAATTTGGTAGGCAGCATTCCCTCTTCAATTGCTAGTATGCAGAGCTTAACATCTGTTGATTTTTCGTATAACAATCTGTCTGGTTTGGTTCCCGGCACTGGTCAGTTTAGTTACTTTAACTACACTTCGTTTTTGGGCAATCCCAATCTTTGTGGACCCTATCTTGGGCCTTGTAAAGGTGGCGTTTCTGATGGGGTTGAAAGACCTCATGAGAAAGGGACTTTCTCTCCATCCATGAAGCTTTTACTTGTTATCGGATTGCTGGTCTGTTCCATTATATTTGCCGTGGCAGCTATAGTTAAGGCTCGGTCCTTAAAGAAAGCGAGCGACTCACGTGCCTGGAAGCTTACTGCCTTCCAAAGATTGGATTTTACTTGTGATGATGTTTTGGATTGTCTGAAAGAAGATAATATAATTGGGAAGGGCGGTGCTGGAATAGTTTACAAGGGAGTCATGCCGGATGGCGAACAGGTGGCTGTTAAAAGATTGCCCGTGATGAGTCGCGGCTCGTCCCATGATCATGGGTTCAATGCTGAGATACAGACTCTGGGGAGAATCAGGCATAGGCACATTGTTAGATTGTTGGGGTTCTGTTCAAATCATGAAACTAATCTTTTGGTTTACGAGTACATGCCTAATGGAAGCTTGGGGGAAGTGCTTCATGGCAAGAAAGGAGGTCATTTGCTTTGGGATACACGGTATAAGATCGCGGTGGAGGCTGCGAAAGGCCTTTGCTATCTTCATCACGACTGCTCGCCTTTGATTATTCACCGTGATGTTAAATCAAACAATATCCTCCTTGATTCGAATTTCGAAGCTCATGTAGCTGATTTTGGATTGGCCAAGTTCTTGCAAGATTCGGGAGCATCCGAGTGCATGTCAGCTATTGCTGGCTCTTATGGATATATTGCTCCAG AGTATGCATACACGCTCAAGGTCGACGAGAAGAGCGATGTATACAGCTTCGGTGTAGTTCTCTTAGAACTTGTAACCGGAAGAAAGCCTGTGGGGGAATTTGGTGATGGAGTAGACATAGTTCAATGGGTAAGAAAAATGACTGATGGAAACAAGGAAGGAGTACTAAAGGTTCTTGATACAAGACTTGCCACCGTCCCCCTTCACGAGATGATGCATATTTTCTACGTAGCTATGCTTTGTGTGGAAGAACAAGCAGTCGAGCGCCCCACCATGCGAGAGGTGGTTCAAATACTCACAGAGCTTCCAAAGCCGCCTGGCTCCAAGCTCGGGGATGAATCATCAAGCGTCGAATCTGTCACCTCAGATGCAAAGAGCCATCAACCTCAGCCAACTCAATCACCACCACCTGATCTTCTCAGCATATGA
- the LOC140986059 gene encoding malate dehydrogenase, glyoxysomal-like isoform X2 produces MHQCSEVHQRIARISAHLNPPIDKLHVRGFVGQQRLEEALTGMDLVIIPAGVPRKPEMTRDDLFNINAGIVKTLCFGIANCCPKAIVNLISNPVNSTVPIAAEVFQKSGTYDPRRLLGVTKLDVVRANTFVGEVLGLDPREVDVPVIGGHAGGTILPILSQVKPSISFTQEETEHLTSRIQNGGTEVVEAKAGAGSATLSMAYAAAKFADACLRGMRGDAGVVECAFVSSQVTELPFFASKVRLGRNGVEEIYSLGPLNEYERQTKQ; encoded by the exons ATGCATCAGTGTTCGGAAGTTCATCAACGAATTGCTAGAATATCAGCTCACCTTAATCCTCCTATCGATAAACTTCAT GTTCGTGGTTTTGTTGGTCAACAACGGTTGGAGGAAGCACTCACTGGAATGGACCTTGTAATCATTCCTGCTGGTGTTCCCAGGAAACCGGAAATGACAAGGGACGATCTTTTTAACATCAATGCAGGAATAGTTAAGACTCTTTGTTTTGGAATTGCTAACTGCTGTCCGAAGGCCATCGTGAACTTAATTAGTAATCCGGTGAACTCCACCGTTCCAATCGCAGCTGAGGTTTTCCAGAAATCTGGCACCTATGATCCTAGGCGACTACTTGGTGTCACAAAGCTTGATGTAGTCAGAGCTAACACATTTGTG GGTGAAGTTTTGGGGTTAGATCCACGGGAGGTTGATGTCCCGGTTATAGGAGGCCACGCTGGTGGGACAATTCTACCTATTCTCTCCCAG GTTAAACCTTCTATTTCTTTCACCCAAGAGGAAACCGAGCATCTGACATCACGCATTCAGAACGGAGGGACTGAAGTTGTTGAG GCCAAAGCTGGAGCTGGATCTGCAACACTTTCAATG GCATATGCTGCAGCAAAATTTGCTGATGCGTGCTTGCGAGGCATGAGGGGAGATGCAGGTGTCGTTGAGTGCGCTTTTGTATCTTCTCAG GTGACTGAACTTCCTTTCTTTGCTTCGAAAGTACGACTCGGGCGCAATGGAGTCGAGGAGATATACTCACTCGGTCCACTTAATGAATACGAGAG ACAAACCAAGCAGTAA